The Styela clava chromosome 10, kaStyClav1.hap1.2, whole genome shotgun sequence genome window below encodes:
- the LOC120337280 gene encoding uncharacterized protein LOC120337280 isoform X2, translating to MSHSQQSRGPPNIEGMYSLKVDNLTYRTSPETLKRSFEKYGKVGDIYIPRDRATKESRGFAFVRFYDKHDAEDAMDSMDGKTLDGRELRVQMARNFVSKYGRPQEQHYNNRRGPPQRYGGGGGWYGGGGGGGGGGYGGGGGYRGGGGRYSRRSRSPRRRSYSRSRSRSRDRDRRRRSYSRSKSRSPSKSRSRSRSPVEQEERNGSKSRSRSPERERD from the exons ATGTCTCACTCACAGCAGAGTAGAGGGCCGCCAAATATAGAGGGAATGTACTCATTGAAAGTGGACAATTTAACGTACAGGACGTCGCCAGAAACATTGAAAAGATCGTTCGAAAAGTACGGCAAAGTGGGAGATATTTATATCCCACGGGACAG GGCCACGAAGGAAAGCAGAGGATTTGCGTTTGTTCGATTTTATGATAAACATGATGCTGAAGATGCAATGGATAGCATGGATGGAAAAACACTGGATGGTAGGGAGCTGAGAGTTCAGATGGCGAG aaacttcgTGTCGAA ATATGGACGACCACAAGAACAACATTACAACAATAGACGAGGACCACCTCAACGTTATGGAGGAGGGGGAGGATGGTATGGAGGTGGTGGCGGCGGCGGCGGCGGTGGTTATGGAGGTGGTGGTGGATACAGAGGTGGAGGTGGACGGTACAGCAGAAG atCCAGATCACCACGACGAAGATCATATTCCAGATCCAGGTCTCGATCACGTGACAGGGACCGAAGAAGGAGAAGTTACTCAAGAAGCAAAAGCCGAAGTCCTTCAAAAAGCAGATCCAGGTCTAGGAGTCCGGTTGAACAAGAGGAACGGAATGGAAG CAAATCGAGATCAAGATCACCTGAGCGAGAGCGAGATTGA
- the LOC120337280 gene encoding uncharacterized protein LOC120337280 isoform X1, translated as MSHSQQSRGPPNIEGMYSLKVDNLTYRTSPETLKRSFEKYGKVGDIYIPRDRATKESRGFAFVRFYDKHDAEDAMDSMDGKTLDGRELRVQMASQQPYIIRYGRPQEQHYNNRRGPPQRYGGGGGWYGGGGGGGGGGYGGGGGYRGGGGRYSRRSRSPRRRSYSRSRSRSRDRDRRRRSYSRSKSRSPSKSRSRSRSPVEQEERNGSKSRSRSPERERD; from the exons ATGTCTCACTCACAGCAGAGTAGAGGGCCGCCAAATATAGAGGGAATGTACTCATTGAAAGTGGACAATTTAACGTACAGGACGTCGCCAGAAACATTGAAAAGATCGTTCGAAAAGTACGGCAAAGTGGGAGATATTTATATCCCACGGGACAG GGCCACGAAGGAAAGCAGAGGATTTGCGTTTGTTCGATTTTATGATAAACATGATGCTGAAGATGCAATGGATAGCATGGATGGAAAAACACTGGATGGTAGGGAGCTGAGAGTTCAGATGGCGAG CCAACAACCGTATATTATTAGATATGGACGACCACAAGAACAACATTACAACAATAGACGAGGACCACCTCAACGTTATGGAGGAGGGGGAGGATGGTATGGAGGTGGTGGCGGCGGCGGCGGCGGTGGTTATGGAGGTGGTGGTGGATACAGAGGTGGAGGTGGACGGTACAGCAGAAG atCCAGATCACCACGACGAAGATCATATTCCAGATCCAGGTCTCGATCACGTGACAGGGACCGAAGAAGGAGAAGTTACTCAAGAAGCAAAAGCCGAAGTCCTTCAAAAAGCAGATCCAGGTCTAGGAGTCCGGTTGAACAAGAGGAACGGAATGGAAG CAAATCGAGATCAAGATCACCTGAGCGAGAGCGAGATTGA
- the LOC120337280 gene encoding uncharacterized protein LOC120337280 isoform X3 has translation MSHSQQSRGPPNIEGMYSLKVDNLTYRTSPETLKRSFEKYGKVGDIYIPRDRATKESRGFAFVRFYDKHDAEDAMDSMDGKTLDGRELRVQMARYGRPQEQHYNNRRGPPQRYGGGGGWYGGGGGGGGGGYGGGGGYRGGGGRYSRRSRSPRRRSYSRSRSRSRDRDRRRRSYSRSKSRSPSKSRSRSRSPVEQEERNGSKSRSRSPERERD, from the exons ATGTCTCACTCACAGCAGAGTAGAGGGCCGCCAAATATAGAGGGAATGTACTCATTGAAAGTGGACAATTTAACGTACAGGACGTCGCCAGAAACATTGAAAAGATCGTTCGAAAAGTACGGCAAAGTGGGAGATATTTATATCCCACGGGACAG GGCCACGAAGGAAAGCAGAGGATTTGCGTTTGTTCGATTTTATGATAAACATGATGCTGAAGATGCAATGGATAGCATGGATGGAAAAACACTGGATGGTAGGGAGCTGAGAGTTCAGATGGCGAG ATATGGACGACCACAAGAACAACATTACAACAATAGACGAGGACCACCTCAACGTTATGGAGGAGGGGGAGGATGGTATGGAGGTGGTGGCGGCGGCGGCGGCGGTGGTTATGGAGGTGGTGGTGGATACAGAGGTGGAGGTGGACGGTACAGCAGAAG atCCAGATCACCACGACGAAGATCATATTCCAGATCCAGGTCTCGATCACGTGACAGGGACCGAAGAAGGAGAAGTTACTCAAGAAGCAAAAGCCGAAGTCCTTCAAAAAGCAGATCCAGGTCTAGGAGTCCGGTTGAACAAGAGGAACGGAATGGAAG CAAATCGAGATCAAGATCACCTGAGCGAGAGCGAGATTGA